One stretch of Variovorax sp. TBS-050B DNA includes these proteins:
- a CDS encoding RidA family protein, whose amino-acid sequence MSVYDKLSSLGITLPPVAAPAAAYVPFVRTGNLVFLSGHIAKKDGKVWAGQLGAGIGTEEGKQAARAIAIDLLGTLHAAVGDLNKVKRIVKVMSLVNSVGSFTEQHLVTNGASEFFAEVFGPEKGAHARSAFGVAQVPMGACVEIELIAEVE is encoded by the coding sequence ATGAGCGTTTACGACAAGCTTTCCAGCCTCGGCATCACCCTGCCCCCGGTGGCCGCGCCCGCCGCCGCCTACGTGCCCTTCGTGCGCACCGGCAACCTCGTGTTCCTGTCGGGCCACATCGCGAAGAAGGACGGCAAGGTCTGGGCCGGGCAGCTCGGCGCCGGCATCGGCACCGAGGAAGGCAAGCAGGCCGCACGCGCCATCGCCATCGACCTGCTCGGCACGCTGCATGCGGCCGTGGGCGACCTGAACAAGGTCAAGCGCATCGTCAAGGTGATGAGCCTGGTCAACTCGGTCGGCAGCTTCACCGAGCAGCACCTCGTGACCAACGGCGCGAGCGAATTCTTCGCCGAGGTCTTCGGCCCCGAGAAGGGCGCGCATGCGCGCAGCGCCTTCGGCGTGGCGCAGGTGCCGATGGGCGCCTGCGTCGAGATCGAACTGATCGCCGAAGTCGAATGA
- a CDS encoding transglutaminase family protein translates to MRLHVTHETRYAYSPPVETAQHLAHLKPLVTDSQRLLSHRLLIEPAPAQRNEVPDVYGNTRAFFALEATHDSLVVTAESVVETSVPQLAPGVARDLPWEAVRERFRYRKGAVFDAASEFVFPSPYVPRHDDFAAYARASFAPGRPTFDVAMDLTERMYRDFAYDADSTEISTPAVEALAQRKGVCQDFAHIMIACFRTMGLPARYVSGYLLTQPPPGRPRLVGADASHAWVSVYLPGEGDGPGSAGGWAGFDPTNGRQPGEDYVALAIGRDYSDVSPMRGVLHGGARHTLDVGVTVRPVEELQAQAAQSQSQTTLPQPPHKDPS, encoded by the coding sequence ATGCGCCTTCACGTCACCCACGAAACCCGCTACGCCTATTCGCCGCCGGTCGAGACCGCGCAGCACCTGGCCCATCTGAAGCCGCTGGTCACCGATTCGCAACGGCTGCTGAGCCACCGGCTCCTGATCGAGCCGGCGCCCGCGCAGCGCAACGAGGTGCCCGACGTCTACGGCAACACGCGCGCCTTCTTCGCGCTCGAGGCCACGCACGACAGCCTCGTGGTCACGGCCGAGAGCGTGGTCGAGACCTCGGTGCCGCAGCTCGCACCGGGCGTGGCGCGCGACCTGCCCTGGGAGGCCGTGCGCGAGCGCTTCCGCTACCGCAAGGGCGCCGTGTTCGATGCAGCCTCGGAGTTCGTCTTCCCGTCGCCCTACGTGCCGCGCCACGACGACTTCGCGGCCTACGCGCGCGCGAGCTTCGCGCCGGGGCGGCCCACCTTCGACGTGGCGATGGACCTGACCGAGCGCATGTACCGCGACTTCGCCTACGACGCCGACAGCACCGAGATCAGCACGCCCGCCGTCGAGGCCCTCGCGCAGCGCAAGGGCGTGTGCCAGGACTTCGCGCACATCATGATCGCCTGCTTCCGCACCATGGGCCTGCCCGCGCGCTACGTGAGCGGCTACCTGCTGACGCAGCCGCCGCCCGGCCGACCGCGGCTGGTGGGCGCCGACGCCTCGCACGCCTGGGTCTCGGTGTACCTGCCGGGCGAAGGCGACGGGCCCGGCAGCGCCGGCGGCTGGGCCGGCTTCGACCCGACCAACGGCCGCCAGCCGGGCGAGGACTACGTGGCGCTGGCCATCGGCCGCGACTATTCCGACGTCTCGCCGATGCGCGGCGTGCTGCACGGCGGCGCGCGCCACACGCTCGACGTGGGCGTGACGGTGCGGCCGGTCGAGGAGCTGCAGGCCCAGGCGGCGCAGTCACAATCGCAGACCACTCTTCCGCAACCCCCGCACAAGGATCCATCATGA
- a CDS encoding circularly permuted type 2 ATP-grasp protein, with the protein MEPLNESLFDAQTPESPAALASALAPAVRPGHFDELRGQAAQASADKPPLTPAWNAFFDQLGPGGFADLPRRAVSLERQIRDNGVTYNVYADADGPQRPWSLDLFPLIVSPESWSQIEAGVLQRVRVLDRVMADVYGPQQMLAEGLLPDALVRGHPGYLRALHGVRPPGDTWLHIAAFDLARGPDGNWWVVSQRTQAPSGLGYLLENRLAITRQFPQAFEALHVQRLAATYSAMMDGLQRMCPSGAPPHIALLTPGPYNETYFEHAYLARYLGLTLVEGNDLTVRDQRLYLKTLQGLRPVHGLIKRLDDQFLDPLELRPDSTLGVPGLLQAIRAGNVLVANMPGSAFLESPALLGFLPGLARRLIGEKLKLPALPTWWCGERAALEAVLPQLGECAIKPTYPGIDGQTSFDAVLGSRLGRRELDEWAGRIVRDGDAHTVQSYLPLSQMPTWASDMGPGHISPRAMLLRVFAVSDGARSWRVLPGGLARLAGRNAQIASMQRGGSSADVWVQTHGEVDRTTLLQPHATPASLARHRAPVTSRAAENMFWLGRYTERAENAVRLARLTLNLLGSEDQSSRPLLDWLHRMALRNALVPAGVPSAPQSRRVFERALVAELGDVARGGSVGFSLRCIRQAAAAVRERLSQDTWNQIVRTEAEFLRRAAEQAGEGSFATAAALRALESASTALAAMTGAQTDRMTRDDAWRLLSIGRHIERLGFLSSALAAGFDGGAVHEVSGFEAMVALFDSTITFHARYQQRRDVATLVDLLVLDTENPRSLAWVTQTLRGRIARLAGSAPGKLTALSYELPDPATWTLEHLCATGDDPATHPALAQLLAGCETAAYHVSDAIGTRYFTLTSESLRSVGA; encoded by the coding sequence GTGGAACCCCTGAACGAATCCCTGTTCGACGCCCAGACGCCGGAATCGCCGGCCGCGCTGGCGTCGGCGCTCGCGCCCGCGGTGCGGCCCGGCCATTTCGACGAGCTGCGCGGGCAGGCGGCGCAGGCCTCGGCCGACAAGCCGCCGCTCACCCCGGCCTGGAACGCCTTCTTCGACCAGCTCGGCCCCGGCGGCTTCGCCGACCTTCCGCGGCGCGCGGTGAGCCTGGAGCGGCAGATCCGCGACAACGGCGTCACCTACAACGTCTATGCCGACGCCGACGGCCCGCAGCGCCCGTGGTCGCTCGACCTGTTCCCGCTGATCGTCTCGCCCGAGAGCTGGAGCCAGATCGAGGCCGGCGTGCTGCAGCGCGTGCGCGTGCTCGACCGGGTGATGGCCGACGTCTACGGCCCGCAGCAGATGCTCGCCGAAGGCCTGCTGCCCGACGCGCTGGTGCGCGGCCATCCGGGCTACCTGCGCGCGCTGCACGGCGTGCGGCCGCCCGGCGACACCTGGCTGCACATCGCGGCCTTCGACCTCGCGCGCGGCCCCGACGGCAACTGGTGGGTGGTGTCGCAGCGCACGCAGGCGCCTTCGGGCCTGGGCTACCTGCTCGAGAACCGGCTGGCGATCACGCGGCAGTTTCCGCAGGCCTTCGAGGCGCTGCACGTGCAGCGCCTGGCCGCCACCTACAGCGCGATGATGGACGGCCTGCAGCGCATGTGCCCGTCGGGCGCGCCGCCGCACATCGCGCTGCTGACGCCCGGCCCCTACAACGAGACCTACTTCGAGCATGCGTACCTCGCGCGCTACCTCGGCCTCACGCTGGTCGAGGGCAACGACCTCACGGTGCGCGACCAGCGGCTCTACCTCAAGACGCTGCAGGGGCTGCGGCCGGTGCACGGGCTCATCAAGCGGCTCGACGACCAGTTCCTCGACCCGCTCGAGCTGCGCCCCGACTCCACGCTCGGCGTGCCCGGGCTGCTGCAGGCGATCCGCGCGGGCAACGTGCTGGTGGCCAACATGCCGGGCTCGGCCTTCCTCGAATCGCCCGCGCTGCTGGGCTTCCTGCCCGGCCTCGCGCGCCGGCTGATCGGCGAGAAGCTCAAGCTGCCGGCGCTGCCCACCTGGTGGTGCGGCGAACGCGCGGCGCTCGAAGCGGTGCTGCCGCAGCTCGGCGAATGCGCCATCAAGCCCACCTACCCCGGCATCGACGGCCAGACCAGCTTCGACGCGGTGCTCGGCAGCAGGCTCGGCCGGCGCGAGCTCGACGAATGGGCCGGGCGCATCGTGCGCGACGGCGACGCCCACACGGTGCAGAGCTACCTGCCGCTGTCGCAGATGCCGACCTGGGCCAGCGACATGGGCCCGGGCCACATCTCGCCGCGTGCGATGCTCTTGCGCGTGTTCGCGGTGAGCGACGGTGCGCGCTCGTGGCGCGTGCTGCCCGGCGGACTCGCGCGGCTCGCGGGCCGCAATGCGCAGATCGCCTCGATGCAGCGCGGCGGCAGCAGCGCCGACGTGTGGGTGCAGACGCACGGCGAGGTCGACCGCACCACGCTGCTGCAGCCGCATGCCACGCCGGCCTCGCTCGCGCGCCATCGCGCGCCCGTGACCAGCCGCGCGGCCGAGAACATGTTCTGGCTCGGCCGCTACACCGAGCGTGCCGAGAACGCGGTGCGGCTCGCGCGGCTCACGCTCAACCTGCTGGGCAGCGAGGACCAGTCCTCGCGCCCGTTGCTCGACTGGCTGCACCGCATGGCGCTGCGCAATGCGCTGGTGCCCGCCGGCGTGCCGAGCGCGCCGCAGTCGCGGCGGGTGTTCGAGCGCGCGCTCGTGGCCGAGCTCGGCGACGTGGCGCGCGGCGGCAGCGTGGGCTTCAGCCTGCGCTGCATCCGGCAGGCGGCGGCCGCGGTGCGCGAGCGGCTCTCGCAGGACACCTGGAACCAGATCGTGCGCACCGAGGCCGAATTCCTGCGCCGTGCCGCCGAGCAGGCCGGCGAAGGCAGCTTCGCGACCGCCGCGGCGCTGCGCGCGCTCGAATCGGCCAGCACCGCGCTCGCCGCCATGACCGGCGCCCAGACCGACCGCATGACGCGCGACGACGCCTGGCGCCTGCTGTCGATCGGCCGCCACATCGAGCGCCTGGGCTTTCTCTCGAGCGCGCTCGCGGCCGGCTTCGACGGCGGCGCGGTGCACGAGGTGAGCGGCTTCGAGGCGATGGTGGCGCTGTTCGACAGCACCATCACCTTCCATGCGCGCTACCAGCAGCGGCGCGACGTCGCCACGCTGGTCGACCTGCTGGTGCTCGACACCGAGAATCCGCGCTCGCTGGCCTGGGTCACGCAGACGCTGCGCGGGCGCATCGCGCGGCTCGCGGGCAGCGCGCCGGGCAAGCTCACCGCGCTGTCGTACGAGCTGCCCGACCCCGCCACCTGGACGCTGGAGCATCTCTGCGCCACGGGCGACGACCCCGCCACGCATCCCGCGCTGGCGCAGCTGCTCGCCGGTTGCGAAACCGCGGCCTACCACGTGTCCGATGCCATCGGCACACGCTACTTCACGCTCACCTCCGAGTCGCTGCGCTCGGTGGGCGCCTGA